TAAACCAGATAAAGGTAGATGTGGAATCAAGATTCCAGTTTTAGCTGCAGTAAGAAATAAAAATTGTGTTACCTACGTTAAATTTGGTGAACAATTCTGTATTGGAGATATTCAAGGCGCATGCAAATTATTAGAAGATAAATCATTCCAAGTTAATTTGAAATCTTTAGTTTCCTAAATTAACTTTTATCCTCAAAATTTTGAGTGGCAGGTTTGAAGGCAGCTTTTGCACGTTGTATGTTCATCGGAATATTTTCAATACCAAAAAAAGATCCAGGCTCTTTATCCCAACTAGCTGATAATATTCCAAAACTCAATCCTGCTAGACCTAATAAGAAAAACAATGCTGAAATTGCAATTGTTGAGGAAGGAGGTATTTCAGCAATATTTCTTGTAACAATAATGTAGCTAACAACAAAAACAGACATTCCTAATATTGTCGGTATTCCAGCTGTAAAAAATATTCTTCTTGCCATTCTATCGGCAACATATTTGGGTATGCCACTTGAGGATCGCTTTGGGATAGTTACAGTATCAGATATTTTTTCAAGATTAGCAAAAGCAGTAGTCTCAGAATAATTTTTTTTCTTTTTATTTTGTGTCTTTTTTTTAGATTGCTTTTTTTTCATTAATTGAGATCATCCTCTGATTCCAATTTTCTTTACTAGTTCTTGATATCTCTGTACGTTTTTGTCTTTTATGTAAGATAGTAATCTTTTCCTTTTACCAATCATTTTTAATAATCCTTGCCTTGAAGCGAAATCATGATTGTTTCCTTGAAGGTGTTCACTTAATTTCGATATTCTTTTAGAAAGCATTGCTACTTGAACTTCTACAGAACCTGTATCAGTTGGATGTACTTGATGAGTTTCAATCAGCTGCTGTTTTTCTGCAGTATCTAAAGACATAAATTTAATTTTCTATTTTTATATAATACTACGTCATCTAGCTAAATTACTACTATCCTTATCTAGATAATTCATAGCTAATTTCAATAGATTTTCAAATGATAAGTTATTTTCTTTTTTTGCAAAAAAATCTATTTCTTTAATAATAATTGGCAAAATAGTTTTTATTTCTTTATTTTTGTAATTTAATGATTGAAGGGTTAACTGAAGGTCCTCCATCAATTTAATAATTTCAGGATCCTTAATCTCTAATTCATCTTTGCTTTTTTCTTCTTCAAATAGAATTTCACTTTTAAATTTACTTTTTAATTTACTTTTTAATTCTAAAATTAATCGATCACTCATTTTTTGTCCTATTCCAGGTACGGAACAAATTAATTTTTTGTTTTGTGTTTTTATTGCATTAATTACTTCATTAATAGAAAATTTATTTAATATCGCCATACTAATTTGAGATCCAACACCTCTGATACTTAAAATTTCAATAAAGAAATTCTTTTGTTCTTTTGATGTAAAGCCAAATAATAAATCTGAATCTTCTTTCTTAATATGTTTTATCCAAAGAGTTATATTTTTATTTGATATCTGATTTTTTTTTAATTTGAGAAAGAAGGATTCTAGTATTTGTATTTCGTATCCTAATCCTTGACAATTAATTAAAACAAAAAACTTTTGATTAGTTTGCCAAAAATCAACTAGGTCTCCACTAATCCAACTAATCAATTAACCACCATCCACTTGACATCCAATTAGTGCGCCTGCAGTTCCTCCTGCTGGGACTGCCCAAAATCTATCTTTTCCTCTAGTGGAGGAAAGAGCTAATCCTGCACCAAGAATACCTCCGATAACAGAACCTTCACTACAATCATTATCATCAACTTTTTGTGCTTGCTCACCTCCACAAGGGATTTCTATATCAACTACATAATTTTTTACGTAACCTGGACTTGATTGTGTCCCAGGAATATATTCTTCTCTGTATTCCTTTCTAGTGCATGTGGCAGCCTTTGGGGTTGATGCGTTTGCTTGGAGAAATGGAGAAAAGAAAAATATTGCAAACAAAAGTAATTTCATCACTAAGCAGGTGGTTTTTTTTTATTTTATATCCTTTTACCTATTTTGGTTGAAGAAATAATAGTTCCTAATAAAACGAGTAGAGCGCCTAAAAAGAAATTTATGTTTATTATCTCACTAAAAAACAAAACTCCCCAAGTAGATCCGAATAAAACCTGTAAATAGTTTATTGTTGAAGCTTCAGAAGCAGGTAAATTTTTCAATCCTATAGTTAAGAAAGTCTGACCTAATTGAGTAAATATGCCAATCCCTATTATCCAAATTAATTCTTTCCAATTTGGGGTAACCCATTTGACTAATACAATTGGTAATAGAGTTATAAAAGAAACAAGTGGAAAATATTCAATAATTACATAAACATCTTCAGTAAATGAAAGTTTCTTAACTGTAACGTAAGCCAACGAGGTGCATATAGCACCAAGAAATGCTATAAAAATCGAAATATTTTCAATCTCAACGTTTATATTTGATAATTGGCTTGGATTTAATATTACTAATATTCCAATCCAGCCAATAATTAATGCAAAAATTAAATTCCGAGTTATTTTTTCGTTTATAAATATACCAGCAAATATAGATATAAAAATAGGATACGTATACTGAATGACTGTAGATATACTAAGAGGCATATTTCTTATCGCATAAAAAATACAAACTAAAGCTAATGTTCCTAAAACACCTCTTAAGACAAGTAATGGTCTATTTTTACCCCATGGATTTATATTTTTTAGATTAATTATGAATAATGTAATTATTAAACTTAACAATGATCTGAATAAAACTAATTCATAAATAGGTATCCTTTTATCAATAATTTTTACGCACAAAGTCATCAAACTGAAGAATAATGAGGCAAATACCAAATTAAACTTATTCAATGAATTAAATTTTTTTTCTAATTTTGCTATATTTTTCATTTAAAAAATAGTTTTATTGTGAAATTAAGTAGATTCTTATTTGATTTTGACCTATAACAAATAAATCATTATTTACTTTTTGATAAAAATCTCAATGGTTCCTTCTATACACCCAAGAACTATTCAAGAGGTTAAAGAAAAAGCAGATATTGTTGACGTTATATCTGAACATATTGTACTTAAGAAAAAAGGTAAGGAATTTGTTGGGATTTGTCCTTTTCATGATGATACTAAGCCATCTATGACAGTATCACCAAGTAAACAATTTTATTATTGTTTTTCTTGTGGTGCTGGTGGTAACTCTATAAAATTTTTAATGGAATTTACTCGTGCAAATTTTTCTGATGTAGTACTTTCTCTTGCTAAGAAGAATAATATTAATGTTGAAAATCTTGAGGGTCCTCAAGTAGAAGCTTATAAAAAACAATTATCTAGAAAGGAAGAGCTTTATAAAATATTAAGAGTCACTAAAAATTGGTTTAAGTCTCAATTAAATAATTCTCTAGGTATTGAAGCTATGAAATATCTAACAAGCAAGAGAAACTTGAATAATAAAATTATTGATGACTTTGAATTAGGTTTTGCCCCAAATTCATGGAATGATTTATTTAACTATCTATCCAAGGTTGAAAAATTTCCTATTGATCTAATATTGGCTTCAGGTCTAGCAATTTCTAAGGATAATTCTGACAAGATTTATGATCGTTTTAGAAATAGATTAATCGTTCCAATACATGATATGCAAGGACGTGTAGTTGCCTTTGGTGGAAGATCACTTGATGGACAGGAA
This window of the Prochlorococcus marinus XMU1410 genome carries:
- a CDS encoding PAM68 family protein is translated as MKKKQSKKKTQNKKKKNYSETTAFANLEKISDTVTIPKRSSSGIPKYVADRMARRIFFTAGIPTILGMSVFVVSYIIVTRNIAEIPPSSTIAISALFFLLGLAGLSFGILSASWDKEPGSFFGIENIPMNIQRAKAAFKPATQNFEDKS
- the rpsO gene encoding 30S ribosomal protein S15, producing the protein MSLDTAEKQQLIETHQVHPTDTGSVEVQVAMLSKRISKLSEHLQGNNHDFASRQGLLKMIGKRKRLLSYIKDKNVQRYQELVKKIGIRG
- the ruvA gene encoding Holliday junction branch migration protein RuvA encodes the protein MISWISGDLVDFWQTNQKFFVLINCQGLGYEIQILESFFLKLKKNQISNKNITLWIKHIKKEDSDLLFGFTSKEQKNFFIEILSIRGVGSQISMAILNKFSINEVINAIKTQNKKLICSVPGIGQKMSDRLILELKSKLKSKFKSEILFEEEKSKDELEIKDPEIIKLMEDLQLTLQSLNYKNKEIKTILPIIIKEIDFFAKKENNLSFENLLKLAMNYLDKDSSNLAR
- a CDS encoding glycine zipper 2TM domain-containing protein — its product is MKLLLFAIFFFSPFLQANASTPKAATCTRKEYREEYIPGTQSSPGYVKNYVVDIEIPCGGEQAQKVDDNDCSEGSVIGGILGAGLALSSTRGKDRFWAVPAGGTAGALIGCQVDGG
- a CDS encoding DMT family transporter, with product MKNIAKLEKKFNSLNKFNLVFASLFFSLMTLCVKIIDKRIPIYELVLFRSLLSLIITLFIINLKNINPWGKNRPLLVLRGVLGTLALVCIFYAIRNMPLSISTVIQYTYPIFISIFAGIFINEKITRNLIFALIIGWIGILVILNPSQLSNINVEIENISIFIAFLGAICTSLAYVTVKKLSFTEDVYVIIEYFPLVSFITLLPIVLVKWVTPNWKELIWIIGIGIFTQLGQTFLTIGLKNLPASEASTINYLQVLFGSTWGVLFFSEIININFFLGALLVLLGTIISSTKIGKRI